The following DNA comes from Arthrobacter sp. SLBN-83.
CAGCACCGGTGTTCCCCGGCTGGCCAGCACCCTTGCGAGGTAGTCCGATTCCGGGCTGTCCACGCTGCCGCTGACGAAGCCGCCGCCGTGCAGCCACACCAGGGCGGGGCTGCCTGCAGTTGCGGATTCACCGTAAATCCGGATGCCCACCGGCCCGTGCCGCCCGTCCGCGGTAACCAAGCGGATACGCACGTCAGGGCCCGGCGCGCGCTCGGCATCCGGGTTGAGGAACTGTGGTCCTTCCGGGCTGGCAAGGTACTCGGCGAAGCCGGCGGCGGACGCCTCACCGGGCGGCAGAGTCCCTGTCCCGTCCGCGGCGGATTCCGTTCGCGAGGTCATGGCGTCCCCAGCTTCCGGGAGAAGTAGTCCACCGCGGTGCCCAGGATGCTGTCCATCTGGTCTTCGGCGCCGAAGAAGCAGTGGTCGCCACCGGCGACGGTCACCACCTCATGCTCAACACCGGCTTCGGCGAGCGCCGCTGCGAGGAGTTCAGTCTGCGAGTGCGGCACCAGGCCATCGCTGTCCCCATGGACCAGCAGGAACGGGGCGGCATCGGCGTGCACGTAACTGACGGGGCTCGCGGCGGCAAGCAGTTCGGGATCGTCGGAACCGCCCACCAGCATGTATTCGGGCTGCAGGGACATTCCCGGCGGTACCGCGGCCGTCAGTGCAGGCGGGAACAGGCCGTCCGGCCGCTGCATCGGCGGGATGTCCGCGAGCGAGGAGACGCCGTAGAAGTCGACGACGGCGCTGACGCCACTGGGGTGCCCCTGCGCACCGAGTGCGCCCTCCAGATCCCCGCGGTTGCCGGTGAGTCCGAGCAGCGCCACCAGGTGGCCGCCGGCGGATTCGCCCCAGGCCCCGAACCTGTCCGGATCGAGGTTGAGCTCAGCGGCGAACTCGCGGAGGTAGCGCACGGCGGCCTTGAGGTCGTGCAGCTGCGCCGGGAAGGGGGCCTCGAGCGAGTGCCGGTAGTCCGCCGTAGCGCAGGCAATGCCCGCCTGGTTGAGGAGCCGGAACACGGAGTTGGGGGCGAAGGTGGGCGGCAGTTCCCGCCGGTCCCCCAGCTGGAACGCGCCACCGTGCACCCAAAGCACCAGCGGCGTGGGGCCGGATGCCTTGCGGGGCAGCCAGATGTCCATCTTCAGCGGCCGGAAACCGATGGCCCGGGCGTACGTGAGCTCGCGGTGCACCAGCGAGTCATCACCGGCCTGTTCCGGTGTTCCGGGCGCGTCGAAGACGGGGAAGGGCGGGACAGCCCGGCCGCCCGGTCGGGAAACATCATGGAACGGGTCGAGGACCCCGGTAGCGTCATCCACTGTCATAGTGTGCTCCTCATCAGCTCAGGTTGTGCATAGTCCCCGCCGGGTCCGGCAGGGAAAGTGTGGTGTCCGGGTCCGACGACGGCTCCCGGCCGGCCGGGCAGCAGCACCTCCGCGGTGGTACCGGCAGGGATCGTGGCAGTGAGCGTCAGCCCGCCGTCGTCCGCGTTTCCCGGCGATACCATCCATTGCACCTCGATCAGGCCGCGCGGCCCCTGGTGGGAAGTGGACGCGGAGGTGAGACCGGCGCCGGGGCGGGGCTCAATGATGATCCGCTCCCAACCCGAGCTGGCCGGTGCCTGGCGAAGCCCGGCTGTGTAGCGGTGCAGGAAGGACACCACGGCGCCCTTGCTGTAGTGGTTGAGCGACTGGTGCGGGATGCCGTCCGCGTCGACGCCGTTCCAGAGTTCCCACACGGTGGTGGCGCCGCGGTCAACCATGGTGAGCCAGGAGGGCTCCGTGTCCTGCATCAGGAGTTCGTAGGCCAGGTCAAGCCGGCCGTTATCCGCCAGGACGGGGAGCAGGTACGGCGTGGCCAGGAACCCCGTCCCCAAGTGCATTCCGGCGGCGCGGATCAGTTCCGCCAGCTGGGCGGTGACTGCGGCGCGCCGCTCCGGGCTGACCAGGTCGAAGGCCAGCGCACGGACGCAGTTGGCCTGGCGCGCTTCGGTGACGTGTCCGGCGGTGTCGAGGTATTCCATTTCCCAGGCCGCCCGGATGTTGGCCGAGAGATCCGCCAGCCTCGCGGCCTCGCTGGGGAGTCCAAGGACCGTGGCGATGCGGGCCATCAGGTGCGTGGTGTGCCGGTAGTAGGCGGTGGCCACGATGCCGTGGTCCGCGGTGCGGGCGGCGAAGAGATCGGGTTCGGGCCCGTCCGGTTCCATCCACTCGCCGAAGTGGAAACCGGTGTCCCACAGGTACTTTTCGTGCGGGGCGGGTTGGGGGCGCGCCGCCTCGCGGCTGGCATGCCGCCGGGCTTCGGCGGAAGTGCGCACAAAATTCAGCCACCGGTTCATGGCCTCCCAGTTCTCGGCCAGGATCCCGGCATCCCCTGATGCGAGGTAGACCTCCCACGGCACCATGACGATGGCGTCGCCCCAGCCCGCGGAACCGTTGGTGAATCCCATGAACTCAGCCGACGTGACGGCACGTCCGGGCGACGGTGAGATGTTCACGATCACGCCGTTGTCCCACTGGTCCGCGCGGACGTCCCGCAGCCATTTCCGGGAGAAGCCGGTGACGTCGTACAGATACGCGGCGGTGGGGACGAACAGCTGCCAGTCCCCGGTCCACCCCGCTTTTTCGCGCTGTGGGCAGTCGGTGGGGACCTCGCAGGAGTTGTCCAGGAAGCTCCATTCCACGATGTCGTGGAGCTTGTTCAGCCGCCGGTCGCTGCAGCTGAACGAGCCGATGCGCTCCAGGTCGGTCCGCACCAGGCAGCCGGTGATGTCGCCCGGCTGCAGATCCGGCCCAAGCCCCTGGACGGATACGAACTGGAACCCGTGCGTGGTGTGCCGGGGCTCGAAGAGTTCCCCGGCAGTGCCCGCGGCGATGACGGTGTCCAGCTGCCCGGCGTCCCGGAACGCGCCGGGGGTGCGGAAGTCATGCGGGCGCAGATGGTCCCGGGTGACGTCGCCGTCCTTTCCCAGCGCCTCGCCGTAATCGAGAGTGACAGTTTCACCGGGGGCCCCAAGCCTGGTCAGACGGACCCAGCCGTGGATGTTCTGGCCGAAGTCCACCACCTGGTGGCCGTTGGGGAGGCGGGTGATCGACACGGGAGCCAGCTCCTGCGTCACACGCGTGGGAGGGGACAGCGGCCCGGTCAGTGCGTCGAAGCTGTAGGGACGTACGACGGCGGGACGCACCCGGGGTGCCGTGCCTCCGGACGGTGTGCTCCCGCCGTCGTGCATCCGGAAGTCGACGTCCTGGCCGGCCATGAGGTCGGCACTGGTGATCTCCGTGGTGGACGCCAGCCAGGAACTGTCGGTGCCGATGACCTGCCTGCCAGCCCCGGACTCCACCTCAAGCTGCGCCAGGAAAGCCGTGCGCGTGCCGTATATGTCGGCGTCGCGCGTGTAGCCGAAGGTGCCGCGGTACCAGCCGTCGGTGAGGACGGCGCGGATGGTGTTGCTGCCCTGGACGAGGAGCGTGGTGACGTCGTAAGTCTGGACCTGGAGCGTGGTGTGGTAGCTGGTGGAACCGGGGGTGAGCTGCTGGTCGCCCACGCGGCGGCCATTGATGAAGAGCTCGTAAATCCCGCGGGCCGTGGCGTAGGCGCGCGCCTTTTCCGGAGCTGCGTGGAGCGTGAAGGTTTTGGTGAGAGCGTAGCCGGGCCGCTGTCCGGGGGCTGGGACCTCCGGCTCATCGGGGCCGATCCATTGCGCGGTCCAGTCCGTGGCGTGCAGCAGGCCCAGTTCCACGGACATGGGTTGGGACCAGTCGGTTGACGTTTCGCTGCCGTCTTCGTTGACGTTCCACGTGCGGACGCGCCACTCGAACCGGCTGCGGGAATCCAGCGTGGGACCGTCGTACCGGGCAGAGGAGGCGGCTGATGCAACCTTGCCGGTGTCCCAGCCGTTGCTGGCCGTGATGCGGTAAGCGGTTTGGCCCAGGGTTCCGGCGGGCGGGGTCCAGCTAAGCCGTGGCTCGCAGAAGGTCAGGCCCATTGCCTCAGGGAGGTGCTCAGCCCGAAGGCGGGTGGGGGTGCTCATGCTGACAGGACTCCTGCAGGGTGCGGTTGCTGGAGTCCCAGCTTCGCGCGCCATGGCTTTCCCTCCACCGGTAGCTTTCAATGGTTGGAATAGTATTGTGGTTCAGCTCACTGTGAGCCCTCCACTACCACCGGCGCTAGGAACCACTGCCATGACTGCCACACCGGACACGGATACCCCATCTGACGCGCCGATTCGGGGAAAACGGCCCAAACAGGGCGAACCGGTCATCGACCGCGCGCTGAGCCTGCTGGCCGTCTTCTCGGACCGGCGGCGTGCGCTGACCCTCTCGGAACTGGCCCGGCATGCGGGCATGCCCGCGCCCACGGCCCTGCGCCTGATCGCGCGGCTCGTGGCCTGGGGTGCATTGGAAAGGCTCGACGACGGCAGGTACGTTGTGGGGGTCCGCCTGTGGGAGGTTGCATCCCTGTCGCCCCGCGGACATGGGGTGCGCGAGATTGCCCTCCCCTACCTCGAGGACCTGTTCGAGGTCACCCGGCACCACGTCCTGCTGGCCGTGCGGGACAACGAGGAGGCGGTGTTGATCGAGCGGCTGTCCGCCAAGGACGCCACCGAGGTGGCGTACCGCGTGGGCGGCCGGGCGCCGCTGCGATCCACGGCCATCGGTTTGGTGCTGCTCGCCGGGGCGGACCAGCAGTTCCAGGAGACCATCCTGAAGCGGCCGCCGGAAAACGAGCCCGGCGTCTCCGAGATGCCGGAGGGGCAGCTGCGGCGGACGCTCTCCGACGTGCGGCGCACCGGCATCGCCATGATCCGGCGCAGCCTGCCGTCCCGGACGGTCTCTGTGGCCTCCCCAATTTTCGATGCGCAGGGGGCCGTGGTGGCGTCACTATCCATCGTCGTCCCGGACGGGTCCACTCCCCCGAATGTGCTGGCACCGGCAGTACGGGCCGCCGCCCGGGCCGTGTCCCGGAACCTGGGCTTCCAGCCGCAGGCCAGCGCCGGGATCCGGACGCACTTCCAGGGGTAGGCGCCGCCTGGTCAGTTCGCCGATCGCGCGTCGAAGGCCGCCGCTGATTCGCGCAGGAGCCGCGCAACGGTGTCCACGGGGGTGCTGGAACGCCGGCGCCCGTCGAACCGCCGGAGGACGATCCGCCGTGTCCCCAGCCCCGGAACGTCCAGGATGTCCACCCCTTCATGCGCCACTCCAGCCAGGGCCAGGGTGGGCAGGATGGCAACCCCTTCGCCGGCAGCGACCAGGGCGAGCGCCGTCAGGGTCTCCTGGTACTGGTGCGCCGTCTCCATGCTGGCGCCCGTCGAATGGCGCAGCCGCCCCAGCACAGCGGAATTGGCGGCTGCAGAATCCACCCCGAGCCAGGGAAGCGGCAGCCGGCCGAGGTCCACACTCTCAGTGCTAAGCAGTGCTCCGGTGGGCACCGCCAACCTCCACGGTTCATCCAGCAGTGGTTCCTCGGTCATTCCTGCCCCGAGTGAATGCTGGACGGCGGCGGTGGAGTCATGCTCCACCACCACGGCGTCGAGCTGGCGCTGCCGGAGCAGCCGCATCAGCGCGGGAAAATCATCCTCCACGATGAGGATCTGGAGCTGCGGATACTGGCTCCGCCACTCGGGCAGCCGGGGAATTACCACGGTGCGGATAAAGCTGGTGAAGCCGCCCAGCCGCACCACGCCTGAGATGTTGGCCCCGCTCTCCATCCGGGTCCGGGCGACGCTGAGGGCGCGTTCAATTTCTTCGCCGGCTTCTGCCATGGCAAGGCCTGCGGGAGTCAGCACTGAGCCCTTTGGAGTGCGGACCATCAGCGCATGCCCGGTTTCCCGCTCCAGCTTGGTGATTTGCTGGGACACCGCGGAGGGCGTCAGGCGCAGTTCATCGGCGGCCGCTAGCACGCCGCCCGTCCGGGCAACAGCAAGTAGAACGAGCAGACGGCGCGGGTCCAGATCCATGTTAAGTAGTTCTAAACCAGGGCTGCAGAAGAATGCAATTGAACTACATCTCCTTCGGCCCCCAGAATTGCGGTTAGGTAACGACTTGGGAAGGGGCATGATGGAACTGGTTTGGGAAATTGCCGGCTGGGCAGGCGCAGCGATGATTCTGAGCGCCTTCATGTCGGTGTCCATGGGATGGCTGAAGGCAGGGAGGGCTTTCCAGACCGCGAACCTGGTGGGCGCCTGCGCTTTCATCCTGAACGGGGCCTTTCACGAGGCATGGCCGTCAGTTGCCTCGAACGTCGCCTGGTTTCTCATTTCCGCCGTTGCACTTCTCCGGATGCGTGGCGTGGTTGGCGGCTCAGCTTCTGAGGCGCCGGCCATGCAGCTTCCCGGGGTTCCGGACACCACTGGCCAGCTTGCGGTCGTCGAACCGCCGCGGGCCGCCTGACCCAGTCAGTACTGTTTGCATAAGTGGCGGGCGAAGTGAGTCGAGTTGCCGACAATTGGGGGCGACTGATCCCTCTATTTAGCGTGCGATTGGGAGGCGGACCGTCTTGTATCCCTAGGATTTGAGACGCGTGGGTTAGGAGAGACCGGTAGATTCACTGTCCCGTATGAGGATCCTGTTCCGTGCACTGTTTATCTTCTTGTTGAGAGGAAGGAGTTTGACCGTTCGGGCTTTCCGACTGGGCAATTCCCAGGACCCTCTGTGGTTGAATCAACCGTGATCCTGATACTGAAACCCACGAATGGTGCTGGCTGAAATGTTGCGGCCACCGCTTGACGAGTTTCTTACCGGAGAGCTGGACGACTCCGTTTGCGCTCAGCTCCTCACCGCAATCGAACAGTTGCAGACTGGGCGGCGATACTTCACCTATAACGCCTTCAACGTGCTGCTCGACGCAGAACTAGACACAGCGACGGTTGAAGATGAGTTTGACGTTGACCGCCAGACCACGGTCGCTCTTAACGAGTTCCGGACGCTGCTGCGATTTCTCAAGGGTTCATGAGCTGCTTGGCCCTCTAAAGATCCTTCTTCGGGAGCGGGGAGCGTAGGCTTCATGCATGTTCAAAGGCATCGGTCCGGACGGCAAGGTTCTTGGGGTGACCGTTCTAGACGTCAACGAGCTTCCGGCCGAGGAGTCGGTCCTTGTCCTTTTGGACTACATGGAGATGGGTGAGGGGCCTGCCCGCAATCTCGCAAAGATCAGTGAAGTAGGCGCCACGGTCTGGATCGCAGAACTTCCTGAGACAGGTTCTCGCGAATGCTACCTTTCCATGGATCCATCTGCTGACGGCACTGTTCTTGCGAATACCTGGAACGGGTACCGGGTGACGTTAGATGGCGTCACTGGCAAAGTGCTAGGCAGCGAATTCACTAAGTAAGGTCGGGCATTTACAACTCAAGCCCTTGAGGACAGCCGAGAGCCTGCCTGCTACTTTCAGTTCGGTCGGTAAAGGATCCTCTACCGGACGGCTAACGAGGTGCGCAGACTGCCAAGTCACAATACTTGGCTCCAGGGACCCTAAGGGCCGCCTTAGCCTCGTCGCTGAAGGTGCTTGACTTCCCCTACGGTTACATAATGATCGCCGATTTCACGAGAGACGAAGCTCGGTCCATGCCGGGGCACCCTACTCCAGCTGAAGTGACTGCCCTGCGCGTGTGGCACTGCAAATACAAGTCGCTGGGAAGCCTTGCAACTTTTACCAATCTTAGAACGCTTGTCATTGCAACTTATCCAGACGCTGACCTGACTCCTTTGAACGGTCTCAGTCAGCTCGAGTATCTGAGCGTCATGCACATGCCAAAAGTCTCCGATCTAGACCCTCTCGGTCAGCTGCACAAACTGAAAACGATCAGGCTCAGCACACTCCCCAGTTGGGACTCATCTGGGAAGAAGACGATCGTGCATTCCCTGGCCCCTCTAACTGGGTTGCCGCACCTCGCTCACCTCGAGCTCTTTGGTGTGCTTCCCGAGGACGGCAAACTAAACGCCCTGGAGAACTGTCAGTCTCTGGAATCAATTCGTGTGAGCAAATACAAGAAAAGTGAAATCGAGCGCTTCTACCGATCAACTGGACTGCCCAACTCCTTTGCGCCCCTGCCGGGCGTGGATGCTTGGAGCTGACAGACAGCCATAGGGCTCGTACGTCCCCTCATAAGCATGGGAGTCAATGCGCGGTGAAGGATCCTGTTCCGCTCTCCCTTTTGCTTGCTGCCTCGCCAGTGCAGGTTCTTCCCAGAGTCTTGCTCTAGACGCTTGAACTGCCCGGAGGTGACGAGCGGAAGAACTGCTTATTTGATGTCGATGGCGTGCGCTTATCCCGTTCACGCAGAGGCAAGGCCACGAACGTTATAGGAACATGTTCGCCACTCACGCGATCAAAAGCCTCCACAACATCTGACCCCAACCTGATCAAGTTGGGGCGGTGCACTCGTTGGCCAAACTGTCGCTGTCCTGACTCATAGGTATAGGTCACAAGACTCTCGGAAAACGATGACAGCATTCGGTTGTCCGCGATGGGACCCATCGCCACGGCCGTCAGTACCTCATCAAGACTCACTAGTACGACTTCGCCAGGAACCCCAAGGTGCCTTCTCCTAGCCACCGCCCATAGGGAACTGATGGCTCGCACAGTCAATTCGATGAGAAACAGATTAGCTTCGAGGTTGGTGAATGACGTCGTAAGCCACCAGCTATGTGGCCCTGATCGGAATTTAGAATTGTCAGGGGTTTTTTCAAGGTAAGGTGATACCACCTCCGCCGGCCACACGCTTTCCCTCATACACGATGTCTGCTTGATCACCGGGCAGACCGACCAGCCCATGTTTGGCTGCGTTGTAGAGCGTAGCGTCCCTGGTAACCGTGTGTGCCACGAGCCGGAGCAACTCTTGCAATCCGTCGATCGAACGCTCCCACTGCTCCTCCGTCATTTCCACGTGGGCGTCCTCCCGGGTGCTCCCTCCGAGAAAAACAGAGCCGACGTTTGATCGAGGCATACGACTCGTATCTGAGGCGTGTTTATCTGCTTCCTCTTTGAAAATTCTCGGGGTGGTGAGACTGGCAACTTCCAGCCACGGACATGGCGGTGAGTCTTTATGAGCCATCCACAGCCGTAGCAGCGCTTCCCCGGCATGGTGAAGCAGAACAGTACTCTCCATGAGCGCGTAACGTTGTCTGACGTCCTGAGCTAGGCGCTGGGTCCCTCCTGCCTGCAGAGTTCCGATGAGCAGGTCTTGCTGCAAGATAGCCTCTGCCTCGTCTGCATCGGACAGCGTGAAGATGATCGACTGCAGTCGGGCTCTTATGTACTCGTGAGGTCCGCCGGAAGAATAGAAAGTCGCATTTAACTCGGAGTACTGCTCTGTCGCTAGCGATGGCTGCGCATTCCGCTTGCCCGTTCCTCGACCCGCTGCCATGCCACTCCTAATAGTCGCGCTTCCCTGACGTGCTGACTCTATGTCAGAGGCCACTTTGGCTGCCCGTTAGTCGATCCCTGAACGCGCACTCTACGCCCAGCTGCGCTCCGTCAGTCAGTAAGCTCTAGGCATGCAGATACGAGAGGCAACCGTGGAGGACCTGGCGGTATGTTGACGAGATCTGTGATGCCAGCGGCCGAGCACGCTGGGACTACCGGCTGGAAATGACCACCGACATCACCCGCAACTCCTGGGGAACCTACAGCCTTAAGGGAGCACTCGTTGCCTGAGCACTCAGAGATCATCGTGGACGCGGTTCGGATCCGGAGGGTTACTGCGGAATCCACTTTCGCGCTGGGAATCCTGTGTGTTCCGTCTCCCGGAAGTGACCGCCCATCGACAGCTGACATGAACTCAGCCGTGGCCGGATTACGGCTGCCAGATTATCCAGACCAGCGCTTCCACGCCGTACAGGTCAGTCAGGGGGTGGCTATCTACGTCTTCCCGGTGGATTCCCCGAAGCACGCAGTGCAGCTAGCCGAGAGTATCGCTGAGGCTGTCCGGCCACTGGGGTTTACCGGCGCCGTCACCGCCTGTGTCGACAAGGTCGGACTCAGGCCGCGGACCGGCCGTTTCGCCTACAGTGCGGCTATCTGCTCGGTGGACGCAGCGCGGGATAACGACAGAGTTCCGACGGCTTTTCAAGCCGTCAAGAAAAATTGGGACACCTGGGCAGTCCAGAACCCTGTTTTCAAGGGCATCGTTGAATTCGTGTCGGGCTGGGCCAAGACCAACGCCACCGGCCCTATTCTGGCTGGGCTCCACTTCACCATGTCCCGATGCGAACCGCACCAGGTGGCAGAGGTCATCATGCGATGCTGCGAGGACATCGGGTGGGCCGAGATGCTCTTCCCCACAGCCAGCGGAGACTGGTACGTCCACTTCACGATTGAAGGCTGGATAGTGGCAGGCACTGAAATAAGCGCCGGGAAGGGTGACGCCCTGGAGTCCCTGACTCACCTACTGGAAGGCATGGCGCCCCTCTACGACTACGCAGCAGTCGCAAAGGTTCACTTCGGACTCCTCACGCCCGTGAGCGTGATCAGCCAAAGGGGCTTCCCCTCGCCGCGCCAGGGCGAGCTGTCAGCCGATCATGCCGTTATGAAGGCAGCAGCCCCAGGCATCTTCGGAATACAGGTACTCGGGCCAGGACACCCCGACCTGAAACCGGCTGCCTATTGGGACGTCGTGCCACTGGGCTCCGGCCGGCGGATGTTCATCGCCCCAGCCGCCGAACGCTGGTGGTCAAGGATGGAAAACTTCCCACAAGAGGGTTTCGACACCCTTCGGGACGCCAACAGGGAACTTCTTGGCAGGTGGGCCTGACTTCTTACCCTGAGGGCCGCGTCAGCGGTGCTTGGTGACTTGTGAGAGGGTGCCCTGGGTGAAGTGGCAGTCGCGTTCAGCAACGCCGCTAACTGACGGGCTCGAACGATCGATGTGGGCAAGGCATCGGTTTGGTGGCCGATGACTACCCGTCCTCCGCCCAGTGACACCTGACCGAGGCACACCTGAACGGTAGAGCGGACCAACCGACTGCTCCAAGCGTCCGGTTGAGGATCCTCGAACGGGCGCACAGTGCTCCTTCTTTCGGCGTCCGATCGGATTCGTGTGCGGACCACGCAGAGTTCGGCGTGGCATTATGGCACGATGCTCACGGACGAGATTCAGCGCTGGGGAAAGGCCACATTCAGCGCCCCTGCATCGGTGAACGCCATCCAAACCTGCGAAGCACAACTGAGGAAAACTCCCCGGCCACCTTCGGCAACTCTTGGAAGAGACGAATGGCATTCAGGGTGAGTACGGTCTGGGTCTGCTCTGGAGCACAGAGCGGATCGCCAGAGATAACACCTACTTCCGGACCGACGCCGACTACCGGGAACTCTACATGCCGTTCCTAGGACTCGTATTCTTTGCTGACGCCGGCAACGGTGACCAGTTCGCCGTTTCTCTCAGCGGAAATTGCGAGATCTACGTCTGGAACCACGTGGACGACAGTCGGACATGGGTCGCGCCGACCGTCATGCGCTATCTCGAGGAATGGATGACCGGGAGACTCACAGTCTGAGGAGCCCGATCTCGACGGTGCTGTCTGAAGTTAGAGAATCCTTTGGGGATCCTTTACCGGACGTTACTGCGGGCCGAAGCTCCTGCAGCAGCTGCGGCACAGTT
Coding sequences within:
- a CDS encoding CBU_0592 family membrane protein, encoding MMELVWEIAGWAGAAMILSAFMSVSMGWLKAGRAFQTANLVGACAFILNGAFHEAWPSVASNVAWFLISAVALLRMRGVVGGSASEAPAMQLPGVPDTTGQLAVVEPPRAA
- a CDS encoding alpha-L-rhamnosidase, with translation MSTPTRLRAEHLPEAMGLTFCEPRLSWTPPAGTLGQTAYRITASNGWDTGKVASAASSARYDGPTLDSRSRFEWRVRTWNVNEDGSETSTDWSQPMSVELGLLHATDWTAQWIGPDEPEVPAPGQRPGYALTKTFTLHAAPEKARAYATARGIYELFINGRRVGDQQLTPGSTSYHTTLQVQTYDVTTLLVQGSNTIRAVLTDGWYRGTFGYTRDADIYGTRTAFLAQLEVESGAGRQVIGTDSSWLASTTEITSADLMAGQDVDFRMHDGGSTPSGGTAPRVRPAVVRPYSFDALTGPLSPPTRVTQELAPVSITRLPNGHQVVDFGQNIHGWVRLTRLGAPGETVTLDYGEALGKDGDVTRDHLRPHDFRTPGAFRDAGQLDTVIAAGTAGELFEPRHTTHGFQFVSVQGLGPDLQPGDITGCLVRTDLERIGSFSCSDRRLNKLHDIVEWSFLDNSCEVPTDCPQREKAGWTGDWQLFVPTAAYLYDVTGFSRKWLRDVRADQWDNGVIVNISPSPGRAVTSAEFMGFTNGSAGWGDAIVMVPWEVYLASGDAGILAENWEAMNRWLNFVRTSAEARRHASREAARPQPAPHEKYLWDTGFHFGEWMEPDGPEPDLFAARTADHGIVATAYYRHTTHLMARIATVLGLPSEAARLADLSANIRAAWEMEYLDTAGHVTEARQANCVRALAFDLVSPERRAAVTAQLAELIRAAGMHLGTGFLATPYLLPVLADNGRLDLAYELLMQDTEPSWLTMVDRGATTVWELWNGVDADGIPHQSLNHYSKGAVVSFLHRYTAGLRQAPASSGWERIIIEPRPGAGLTSASTSHQGPRGLIEVQWMVSPGNADDGGLTLTATIPAGTTAEVLLPGRPGAVVGPGHHTFPAGPGGDYAQPELMRSTL
- a CDS encoding LysR family transcriptional regulator, which codes for MDLDPRRLLVLLAVARTGGVLAAADELRLTPSAVSQQITKLERETGHALMVRTPKGSVLTPAGLAMAEAGEEIERALSVARTRMESGANISGVVRLGGFTSFIRTVVIPRLPEWRSQYPQLQILIVEDDFPALMRLLRQRQLDAVVVEHDSTAAVQHSLGAGMTEEPLLDEPWRLAVPTGALLSTESVDLGRLPLPWLGVDSAAANSAVLGRLRHSTGASMETAHQYQETLTALALVAAGEGVAILPTLALAGVAHEGVDILDVPGLGTRRIVLRRFDGRRRSSTPVDTVARLLRESAAAFDARSAN
- a CDS encoding alpha/beta hydrolase → MTVDDATGVLDPFHDVSRPGGRAVPPFPVFDAPGTPEQAGDDSLVHRELTYARAIGFRPLKMDIWLPRKASGPTPLVLWVHGGAFQLGDRRELPPTFAPNSVFRLLNQAGIACATADYRHSLEAPFPAQLHDLKAAVRYLREFAAELNLDPDRFGAWGESAGGHLVALLGLTGNRGDLEGALGAQGHPSGVSAVVDFYGVSSLADIPPMQRPDGLFPPALTAAVPPGMSLQPEYMLVGGSDDPELLAAASPVSYVHADAAPFLLVHGDSDGLVPHSQTELLAAALAEAGVEHEVVTVAGGDHCFFGAEDQMDSILGTAVDYFSRKLGTP
- a CDS encoding IclR family transcriptional regulator, whose amino-acid sequence is MTATPDTDTPSDAPIRGKRPKQGEPVIDRALSLLAVFSDRRRALTLSELARHAGMPAPTALRLIARLVAWGALERLDDGRYVVGVRLWEVASLSPRGHGVREIALPYLEDLFEVTRHHVLLAVRDNEEAVLIERLSAKDATEVAYRVGGRAPLRSTAIGLVLLAGADQQFQETILKRPPENEPGVSEMPEGQLRRTLSDVRRTGIAMIRRSLPSRTVSVASPIFDAQGAVVASLSIVVPDGSTPPNVLAPAVRAAARAVSRNLGFQPQASAGIRTHFQG
- a CDS encoding SMI1/KNR4 family protein gives rise to the protein MEETNGIQGEYGLGLLWSTERIARDNTYFRTDADYRELYMPFLGLVFFADAGNGDQFAVSLSGNCEIYVWNHVDDSRTWVAPTVMRYLEEWMTGRLTV